One genomic segment of Pseudomonadota bacterium includes these proteins:
- a CDS encoding histidine kinase: MASAAPSSPHGFARIFAWPRARFVLAVSAALGVIGGLHNGTPIFIDILRSVIMGGALLFVFGALETRPRRLPKWLPRTVVRLIGIVFAIPVCAAIMAMLDPVNRESLSRLVGAALLFAPWIAVAAILRHRDLLVREQAFAFELERSEFERRVSDARLSLMQAQVEPHFLFNTLANIQALVDAGSPQASKVLTSLIAYLRAAVPRMQSQSNAFDDEVQLVRAYLELMQMRMPDRLQYAIHLDPSAARLYCPPMTLLTLVENAVRHGIDPSETGGRIDADIWIRDDRCLLRVKDTGVGLKTVSRGLGTGLTNLRERLKLAFGGDAQLTLTEVVPHGVCAEISFPGREVPA; the protein is encoded by the coding sequence ATGGCATCCGCCGCCCCATCTTCCCCGCACGGCTTCGCACGCATCTTCGCCTGGCCGCGGGCGCGGTTCGTACTCGCGGTTTCGGCCGCCCTCGGTGTGATCGGCGGACTGCACAACGGAACGCCGATATTCATCGACATCCTGCGCTCGGTCATCATGGGAGGCGCCCTCCTGTTCGTGTTCGGCGCGCTCGAGACGCGGCCTCGGCGACTGCCGAAATGGCTGCCGCGCACGGTAGTGAGACTCATCGGCATCGTGTTCGCGATTCCCGTGTGCGCGGCGATCATGGCCATGCTCGATCCGGTCAACCGCGAAAGCCTGAGCAGGCTGGTAGGCGCTGCCCTCCTGTTCGCGCCCTGGATCGCCGTCGCCGCGATCCTGCGGCACCGCGATCTGCTGGTGCGCGAACAGGCGTTCGCATTCGAGCTCGAACGCAGCGAATTCGAACGCCGCGTGTCCGACGCGCGCCTGAGCCTCATGCAGGCGCAGGTCGAGCCGCATTTCCTGTTCAATACGCTGGCGAACATCCAGGCGCTGGTGGACGCAGGCTCGCCCCAGGCGTCCAAAGTTCTGACGAGCCTCATCGCCTATCTACGCGCCGCCGTGCCGCGCATGCAGTCGCAGTCGAATGCATTCGACGACGAAGTGCAGCTGGTGCGCGCCTACCTCGAGCTCATGCAGATGCGTATGCCGGACCGGCTGCAGTACGCCATTCATCTCGATCCCTCGGCGGCGCGTCTGTACTGCCCGCCCATGACGCTGCTGACGCTGGTCGAGAACGCGGTGCGCCACGGGATCGATCCCAGCGAAACCGGCGGCCGCATCGATGCCGACATCTGGATACGCGACGATCGCTGCCTGCTGCGCGTGAAGGACACCGGCGTGGGATTGAAGACCGTCAGCCGCGGACTCGGCACGGGGCTGACGAACCTGCGTGAACGCCTGAAGCTGGCGTTCGGTGGCGATGCGCAATTGACGTTGACCGAAGTGGTGCCACACGGCGTGTGCGCCGAGATCAGCTTCCCCGGCCGCGAAGTCCCGGCATGA
- a CDS encoding NAD(P)-dependent alcohol dehydrogenase has protein sequence MKLRTKFLGVVAATLVVGVTALLVALSHESPCPAPPVLAAGTESMRAIMQRCYGPPGRTLALERIAKPVPGKGKVLIRIRAASVNPYEWHMITGKPYFMRFGTGLGAPEGSRVGYDMAGTIEAVGPGVTRFKAGDDVFGGARGALAEYAVAGEDGDVVMKPAEVSFDDAAAMLIAGGTALQAVRDYGHVAAGQKVLINGASGGVGTYAVQLAKILGAEVTAVCSTRNVELVRSLGADHVIDYTREDFTDGKVQYDLIVDNVGNRPFLDMTRVVKPAGTIVTVSGPKDNSFLGPMTRIIKQKMLAPFVDQKLVFFVAEVGVPDLEFLAGLMREGKLRTVIDRRYPLEKAGEALDYIGSQRARGKVIVTME, from the coding sequence ATGAAATTGAGAACAAAGTTCCTGGGCGTCGTCGCAGCGACGCTCGTCGTCGGCGTTACTGCGTTGTTAGTGGCGTTGAGCCATGAATCGCCTTGCCCCGCGCCACCGGTGCTCGCGGCAGGCACAGAATCCATGCGGGCGATCATGCAGCGGTGTTATGGCCCTCCCGGCCGGACACTGGCGCTCGAGCGGATTGCCAAACCGGTGCCGGGCAAGGGGAAGGTCCTGATCAGGATCCGCGCCGCGAGCGTCAATCCGTACGAGTGGCACATGATCACGGGCAAACCCTATTTCATGCGGTTCGGCACCGGGCTGGGTGCGCCGGAAGGTTCGCGTGTTGGTTACGACATGGCGGGCACTATCGAAGCGGTAGGCCCGGGTGTTACGCGGTTCAAGGCCGGGGATGACGTGTTCGGCGGGGCGCGCGGAGCGCTCGCCGAATATGCGGTTGCCGGCGAAGACGGCGATGTCGTGATGAAGCCGGCCGAGGTGTCATTCGACGATGCCGCGGCGATGCTGATTGCCGGCGGGACGGCGCTGCAGGCCGTGCGGGACTATGGACACGTGGCGGCCGGACAGAAGGTGCTGATCAACGGGGCATCCGGCGGCGTCGGAACGTATGCAGTGCAACTGGCGAAGATTCTTGGCGCGGAAGTGACCGCGGTGTGCAGCACGCGCAACGTGGAGCTGGTGCGCTCGCTTGGCGCGGACCACGTCATCGACTACACGCGGGAGGATTTCACCGATGGCAAGGTGCAATACGATCTGATCGTCGACAACGTCGGCAATCGTCCGTTCCTGGATATGACGCGCGTGGTGAAACCTGCAGGCACCATCGTCACGGTCAGCGGGCCGAAAGACAATTCATTCCTCGGACCCATGACGCGGATCATCAAGCAGAAGATGCTCGCGCCGTTCGTCGATCAGAAACTCGTGTTCTTCGTCGCGGAGGTGGGCGTGCCGGACCTGGAATTCCTCGCCGGCCTCATGCGCGAGGGAAAATTGCGGACGGTGATCGACCGGCGCTATCCACTCGAGAAAGCCGGCGAGGCGCTCGACTACATCGGCAGCCAGCGCGCACGCGGCAAGGTCATCGTGACGATGGAATGA
- a CDS encoding DUF4184 family protein encodes MPFTVSHAAAVLPLGKLSRRTLPLAALMIGSMSPDFSYFLPGELAVLPTHTFAGLFWFCWPAGMAAWLLFVHVLEVPTLALLPEPWRSRIMPSDPTTTLIGIALASLAVVIGAATHVIWDSFTHRYTPVVDALPMLRTVVFKIGYEPIRVYKILQHLSTVVGFLVLTAWAWRLRRDPEVPAPASGKYSRPVTSGTRLSAAFFLLATSGSFAITNYLLYADLRFERRLFHLAIGGMSGWMLAWCVIALGMRWKWRRFTSA; translated from the coding sequence ATGCCGTTCACTGTCTCCCATGCCGCCGCGGTACTGCCGCTCGGCAAACTCAGCAGACGTACGCTGCCGTTGGCCGCGCTGATGATCGGCAGCATGTCGCCGGATTTCTCCTATTTTCTGCCGGGCGAGCTCGCGGTCTTGCCGACGCACACCTTCGCGGGGCTGTTCTGGTTCTGCTGGCCGGCGGGTATGGCCGCCTGGCTGCTGTTCGTCCACGTCCTCGAAGTGCCAACGCTCGCGTTGCTGCCGGAACCATGGCGCTCGAGGATCATGCCGTCGGACCCGACAACTACATTAATTGGAATTGCGCTCGCATCGCTCGCCGTAGTGATCGGCGCGGCGACTCACGTGATCTGGGATTCGTTCACGCATCGGTACACACCGGTGGTCGATGCGCTGCCCATGCTGCGCACCGTGGTGTTCAAGATCGGCTACGAACCTATCCGCGTGTACAAGATTCTGCAGCACCTGAGCACGGTAGTTGGCTTCCTCGTGCTTACGGCCTGGGCGTGGCGGCTGCGCCGCGACCCGGAGGTGCCGGCGCCCGCCAGCGGGAAATATTCGAGACCCGTCACGAGCGGCACACGCCTGAGCGCGGCATTTTTCCTGCTGGCGACATCGGGCTCATTCGCGATAACCAACTACCTGCTCTACGCCGACCTGCGATTCGAGCGCCGCCTGTTCCATCTCGCGATCGGCGGGATGTCGGGGTGGATGCTGGCGTGGTGCGTCATCGCGCTCGGAATGCGCTGGAAGTGGCGACGTTTCACATCTGCCTGA
- a CDS encoding META domain-containing protein: MRAFKTLVLAAAAIALVSAGCATVGKKEIAQAAPTTLLDTHWRLTQVGEVVVPNPAGSREVYFSLQSQNANVVGFSGCNRMFGHYVLAGAQLKFDQMGGTRMFCDVRMELEQRFLAMFEYVAGWKIAGNSLQLLNAEGGTIAGFEASAETASP, translated from the coding sequence ATGAGAGCTTTCAAAACGTTGGTGTTGGCGGCCGCGGCCATCGCGCTTGTCAGCGCCGGCTGTGCCACGGTGGGCAAGAAAGAAATCGCCCAGGCGGCGCCCACCACCCTGCTCGATACCCACTGGCGCCTGACGCAGGTGGGTGAGGTCGTGGTGCCGAATCCCGCGGGCAGCCGCGAGGTGTATTTCTCGCTGCAGTCGCAGAACGCCAACGTCGTGGGTTTCTCCGGCTGCAATCGCATGTTTGGCCACTACGTGCTGGCGGGCGCGCAGTTGAAGTTCGACCAGATGGGTGGCACCAGGATGTTCTGCGACGTGCGCATGGAGCTCGAACAGCGGTTCCTCGCGATGTTCGAGTACGTGGCGGGCTGGAAGATCGCGGGCAACAGCCTGCAGCTGCTCAATGCCGAGGGCGGCACCATCGCGGGCTTCGAGGCTTCGGCGGAAACCGCCTCGCCGTAG
- a CDS encoding methyltransferase, with amino-acid sequence MAATAIFGPRAIPAGWHYLAGAAGFVCVTLACLGRIWCSLFIAGHKDEKLITSGPFALCRHPLYALSILGAFGLGLTSRSVLLCVAVVVLVAALVVYAAACEEQFLADSFPEEFAAYLVATPNKWWPRFSARKAVDRLDVKPAVFWKALADAGSFFLLFLLVALAAEYRISPTF; translated from the coding sequence GTGGCTGCGACGGCAATCTTCGGCCCGCGCGCGATTCCTGCCGGCTGGCATTACCTCGCCGGAGCGGCGGGTTTCGTCTGCGTCACGCTGGCCTGCCTCGGCCGCATCTGGTGCTCGCTGTTCATCGCCGGGCACAAGGACGAAAAACTCATCACATCCGGGCCATTCGCCCTGTGCCGCCACCCGCTGTATGCCCTGTCGATCCTCGGCGCGTTCGGGCTCGGTCTCACCAGCCGTTCCGTATTGCTGTGCGTCGCGGTCGTGGTGCTGGTCGCCGCGCTGGTCGTGTACGCGGCAGCCTGCGAAGAACAATTCCTCGCGGACTCATTTCCCGAGGAGTTCGCGGCCTATCTCGTGGCGACGCCCAACAAGTGGTGGCCACGGTTCTCGGCGCGTAAAGCGGTCGACCGTCTGGATGTGAAACCGGCCGTCTTCTGGAAGGCGCTGGCGGATGCGGGCTCGTTTTTCCTGCTGTTCCTGCTGGTCGCACTGGCGGCCGAGTATCGGATCAGTCCGACTTTCTGA
- a CDS encoding LytTR family DNA-binding domain-containing protein yields the protein MNALATALIADDEPLLREALARMLAAAWPELQIVAEARNGREAIELFDQHRPSICFLDVQMPGKTGVEAAQHIGGRAHLVFVTAFDKYAVQAFAQGALDYLVKPVEPERLAETVQRLQARLRAAQPALETEALLQRLSLALNPESGSSRLQWVRASVGATVRLIAVQDIDFLRADEKYTQVAWRDDAGQPCEAVIRTALKDLLPQLDAAQFAQVHRSVVVNFRAISHVRRGDNETADIHLKGRPEVLPVSRTYLHLFRQM from the coding sequence ATGAACGCGCTCGCGACCGCGCTGATCGCCGACGACGAGCCGCTGCTGCGCGAGGCGCTCGCGCGTATGCTCGCGGCCGCGTGGCCCGAGCTGCAGATCGTGGCCGAGGCGCGCAACGGGCGTGAGGCTATCGAACTATTCGACCAACACCGGCCGTCCATCTGTTTTCTCGATGTGCAGATGCCGGGCAAGACGGGCGTCGAAGCCGCGCAGCACATCGGCGGCCGCGCGCACCTGGTGTTCGTCACCGCGTTCGACAAGTACGCGGTGCAGGCCTTCGCGCAGGGCGCGCTCGACTATCTGGTCAAACCCGTGGAGCCCGAGCGCCTGGCGGAAACCGTGCAGCGTCTGCAGGCGCGGCTGCGCGCCGCCCAGCCGGCGCTCGAAACGGAAGCGCTGCTGCAACGGCTCTCGCTGGCCCTCAATCCGGAATCCGGCTCGTCAAGGTTGCAGTGGGTGCGCGCGTCGGTGGGCGCTACCGTGCGGTTGATCGCGGTGCAGGACATCGATTTCCTGCGCGCAGACGAGAAGTACACCCAGGTGGCGTGGCGCGACGATGCCGGGCAGCCCTGCGAGGCGGTGATCCGCACCGCGCTCAAGGATCTGCTTCCGCAACTCGATGCGGCGCAATTCGCGCAGGTGCATCGCTCGGTGGTCGTCAATTTCCGCGCCATCAGCCACGTCCGGCGCGGCGACAACGAGACCGCCGATATCCATCTGAAAGGGCGGCCGGAAGTGCTGCCCGTCAGCCGCACCTATCTGCACCTGTTCAGGCAGATGTGA
- a CDS encoding PQQ-binding-like beta-propeller repeat protein: MTFLRAVLAAALLLATNVSAHADQWRDYGGTPDQSKFIEVQDLTRANIAKLQIAWMYPSGDERAYQFNPVIVDNVMYVLAKNSSLVAIDVVTRKELWIHANLRGITNRGINYWESKDRKDRRLLFTIEDTLQAIDARTGKSILGFGKQGSVDLRVGLGRDPDQIRRVTSSTPGRIFENLIMLGSSPGEAYFSAPGHLRAYDVITGKLVWTFHTIPQPGEFGYDTWPKDAWQYTGGVNVWGEITLDAKRGIAYFPVSSPTYDYYGADRIGANLFSDCLLALDARTGKRLWHFQMVHHDLWDYDPTAAPQLITVRKDGKKIDAVAQATKQGFVFVFDRVTGKPVWPIEERAVPPSDVPGEKAWPTQPFSTLPSSGRQVVKADDLTPYLISDAERAAWRERIGKARTGLFNPPSFVETAVVPGAVGGTNWGNTAANPEAGVLYLLNQDFPSFYKLQEQADRNVAGGRGRFGPPDPARIERGKVAYKENCAPCHGEDRAGTPAAPPLLTVGSQIGFPQLRRIVLYGNGRMPPLGHIEDDQINDILAFLGGGGAYRRPNDAPLTMPAGPVVASGGVPRPEAPARPAAEAMQEYPAGVAAPAQRYFTDYGLGYPYLLAPPWSTIVAYDLNRGVIKWRKPLGQDRDVAAAGGKDTGVPRGSQRQGMIVTSTGIVFSTARDGHFYAFDAQNGDVLWSAPLPMGTEGIPAAYQVKGRTYIVVNATTPNTFGLNSRESGIGSPEPLGKGGYVVFALP; encoded by the coding sequence ATGACTTTCCTTCGAGCCGTGCTGGCTGCGGCGTTGTTGTTAGCCACGAATGTTAGCGCTCACGCGGATCAGTGGCGCGACTACGGCGGCACTCCCGACCAGTCGAAGTTCATCGAGGTTCAGGACCTCACGCGCGCCAACATCGCGAAACTTCAGATCGCGTGGATGTACCCGAGCGGCGATGAACGCGCCTACCAGTTCAATCCCGTGATCGTCGACAACGTCATGTACGTGCTGGCGAAAAACAGCTCGCTGGTCGCCATCGATGTGGTCACACGCAAGGAGCTGTGGATCCACGCCAACCTGCGCGGCATCACCAATCGCGGCATCAACTACTGGGAGAGCAAGGATCGCAAGGACCGGCGCCTGCTGTTCACCATCGAAGATACGCTGCAGGCCATCGATGCGCGTACCGGGAAATCCATTCTGGGTTTCGGCAAGCAGGGCTCGGTCGATCTGCGCGTGGGGCTCGGGCGCGATCCGGACCAGATCCGCCGCGTCACCTCGTCCACGCCCGGCCGCATCTTCGAGAACCTGATCATGCTCGGCAGTTCGCCGGGCGAGGCGTATTTCTCAGCGCCCGGGCATCTGCGCGCCTACGACGTGATTACGGGCAAACTGGTCTGGACCTTCCACACCATTCCGCAGCCGGGTGAGTTCGGTTACGACACCTGGCCCAAGGATGCGTGGCAATACACCGGCGGCGTAAACGTCTGGGGCGAGATCACGCTCGATGCGAAACGCGGCATCGCGTATTTCCCCGTTTCGTCGCCGACCTACGATTACTACGGCGCCGACCGCATCGGTGCGAACCTGTTCAGCGATTGTTTGCTGGCGCTCGATGCGCGCACCGGCAAGCGGCTGTGGCATTTCCAGATGGTCCATCACGACCTGTGGGACTACGACCCGACCGCCGCGCCGCAATTGATCACCGTCCGCAAGGATGGCAAGAAGATAGACGCGGTCGCGCAGGCGACGAAGCAGGGTTTCGTGTTCGTGTTCGATCGCGTGACGGGCAAACCGGTGTGGCCGATCGAGGAACGCGCCGTGCCACCGAGCGACGTGCCGGGCGAAAAGGCCTGGCCGACGCAGCCGTTCTCCACGCTGCCGTCGAGCGGGCGCCAGGTGGTGAAGGCGGACGATCTGACGCCGTATCTGATCAGCGATGCCGAGCGTGCGGCCTGGCGTGAGCGTATCGGCAAGGCGCGCACCGGGTTGTTCAATCCGCCGTCGTTCGTCGAGACGGCCGTGGTGCCGGGGGCTGTAGGCGGCACCAACTGGGGCAATACGGCTGCGAACCCGGAAGCCGGCGTTCTCTATCTACTGAACCAGGATTTTCCGTCGTTCTACAAGTTGCAGGAACAGGCGGACCGCAATGTCGCCGGTGGCCGCGGACGGTTCGGACCACCGGACCCGGCGCGGATCGAGCGGGGCAAGGTTGCTTATAAAGAGAACTGCGCGCCGTGCCACGGCGAGGATCGCGCGGGCACGCCCGCCGCGCCGCCGTTGCTGACCGTCGGCAGCCAGATCGGCTTTCCGCAACTGCGCCGCATCGTGTTGTATGGCAATGGGCGGATGCCGCCGCTCGGGCACATTGAAGACGATCAGATCAATGACATCCTGGCGTTCCTTGGCGGCGGTGGCGCCTACCGCCGCCCGAACGATGCTCCGCTGACGATGCCGGCCGGGCCGGTGGTCGCGTCGGGCGGCGTGCCGCGGCCTGAGGCGCCGGCGCGTCCCGCGGCCGAGGCGATGCAGGAATATCCCGCGGGTGTCGCGGCGCCGGCACAGCGGTACTTCACCGACTACGGGCTCGGCTATCCCTATCTACTCGCGCCGCCGTGGTCGACGATCGTGGCGTACGATCTGAATCGCGGTGTCATCAAGTGGCGGAAGCCGCTCGGCCAGGATCGCGATGTGGCAGCGGCGGGTGGCAAGGACACCGGCGTGCCGCGCGGTTCGCAACGGCAGGGCATGATCGTGACGTCGACGGGCATCGTGTTTTCCACGGCGCGCGACGGGCACTTTTACGCGTTCGATGCGCAGAACGGCGATGTGTTGTGGTCGGCGCCGCTGCCGATGGGCACGGAGGGGATTCCCGCGGCGTACCAGGTGAAGGGCCGCACGTACATCGTCGTGAACGCAACCACGCCCAACACGTTTGGACTGAATTCGCGCGAAAGCGGCATCGGTTCGCCGGAGCCGCTGGGGAAGGGCGGGTACGTGGTGTTCGCGCTGCCCTAG
- a CDS encoding MFS transporter → MALPEQVPGEERSQFALLKTRRFLPFFLTQFLGAFNDNLFRNALVVSVTYGASAAAHSADAGLLANVAQGLFILPFFLFSALAGQLADKYEKSRLIRQTRLAEVLLMFCAAAALYFGDVPTLLWLVFLLGVLATIFGPLKYSLMPQHLRQSELVGGNALVDAGTFIAILIGTISGGLLAPATAAEHAAGGTSDAHVAAAVTMVVVAVGTYLCSRAIPRAEATDPDLKINFNPFTATWQAIRFAAQTRAIMLSLLGISWFWLVGALILAQLPSYAHDVLGGDKTVYILLLTAFSIGTALGSLACEKLSGHKVEIGLVPLGSIGLTVFVLDLYFAHPAAHAGGAALMTWREFVSDAGWRVVMDCAFIGVFGGLFIVPLYSLILQRSAESHRARIIAANNILNAGFMVGAALLAILWLRYFSIPQLFILAAVLNAVVAIYIYSLVPEFLMRFLSWVFVNVMYRIKVKGLEHIPETGPALIVSNHVSFMDALVIGGSVRRPVRFVMDHNIFKIPVMGFIFRTARAIPIASAREDAGALQRAFDRIDAELADGEVVCIFPEGKLTRDGEMNEFKKGVEKILERRPVPVIPMALRGLWGSFFSHREGKPAMTQPPKRFWSRIEVVVTAPVPGDDASATSLQRIVAGLRGEWQ, encoded by the coding sequence ATGGCGCTGCCCGAACAGGTCCCCGGCGAAGAACGGTCCCAGTTTGCGCTGCTGAAGACGCGGCGTTTCCTGCCGTTTTTCCTGACGCAGTTTCTCGGCGCGTTCAACGACAACCTGTTCCGCAACGCGCTGGTCGTGTCCGTCACGTACGGCGCCTCGGCCGCGGCACACTCCGCGGATGCGGGGTTGCTGGCGAACGTCGCGCAGGGTCTGTTCATCCTGCCGTTTTTCCTGTTTTCGGCGCTCGCCGGCCAGCTCGCCGACAAGTATGAAAAGAGCAGGCTGATCCGCCAGACACGCCTGGCGGAGGTGCTGCTGATGTTCTGCGCCGCGGCCGCACTGTATTTCGGCGATGTACCGACGCTGCTGTGGCTGGTATTCCTGTTAGGCGTGCTGGCGACGATCTTCGGCCCGCTCAAGTATTCGCTGATGCCGCAACACCTGCGCCAGAGCGAGCTGGTGGGCGGCAACGCGCTGGTCGATGCCGGCACGTTCATCGCGATCCTGATCGGCACGATATCCGGTGGTTTGCTGGCGCCCGCCACGGCCGCGGAACACGCCGCCGGTGGCACGAGTGATGCGCATGTGGCCGCGGCGGTGACGATGGTGGTCGTCGCGGTGGGCACTTATCTGTGCTCGCGCGCCATCCCGCGTGCGGAAGCGACGGATCCGGACCTCAAGATCAATTTCAATCCGTTCACCGCGACCTGGCAGGCGATCCGCTTCGCCGCGCAGACCCGCGCGATCATGCTGTCCTTGCTGGGTATCTCGTGGTTCTGGCTGGTGGGCGCGCTGATCCTGGCGCAGCTGCCCTCCTACGCGCATGACGTGCTCGGCGGCGACAAGACCGTGTACATCCTGTTGCTGACGGCCTTTTCCATTGGCACCGCGCTCGGCTCGCTGGCCTGCGAAAAATTGTCCGGTCACAAGGTGGAAATCGGGCTGGTGCCGTTGGGATCGATCGGGCTCACCGTGTTCGTGCTCGACCTGTACTTCGCGCATCCGGCCGCGCATGCAGGCGGTGCTGCGTTGATGACATGGCGGGAATTCGTGAGCGATGCCGGCTGGCGCGTGGTGATGGACTGCGCGTTCATCGGCGTGTTCGGCGGCCTGTTCATCGTGCCGCTGTATTCGTTGATCCTGCAGCGCAGCGCCGAAAGTCATCGCGCCCGCATCATCGCCGCCAACAACATTCTCAACGCGGGTTTCATGGTGGGCGCCGCACTGCTGGCGATCCTCTGGCTGCGGTATTTCAGCATTCCGCAGCTGTTCATCCTCGCTGCGGTGCTGAATGCCGTCGTCGCCATCTATATCTACTCGCTCGTGCCCGAATTCCTCATGCGCTTCCTGTCGTGGGTTTTCGTCAACGTGATGTATCGCATCAAGGTGAAGGGCCTCGAACACATTCCCGAGACCGGCCCGGCGTTGATCGTCAGCAATCACGTGAGTTTCATGGACGCGCTGGTGATCGGGGGCAGCGTGCGCCGGCCGGTGCGGTTCGTGATGGATCACAACATCTTCAAGATTCCGGTGATGGGGTTCATCTTCCGCACGGCGCGGGCGATTCCGATCGCGTCGGCTCGCGAGGACGCCGGCGCGCTGCAGAGGGCGTTCGACCGCATCGATGCCGAACTCGCCGACGGCGAAGTGGTTTGTATTTTCCCCGAGGGCAAACTGACACGCGACGGGGAGATGAACGAGTTCAAGAAAGGTGTGGAGAAGATTTTAGAGCGGCGGCCCGTGCCCGTGATCCCGATGGCGTTGCGCGGTTTGTGGGGCAGCTTCTTCAGCCATCGCGAAGGCAAGCCGGCGATGACGCAGCCGCCGAAGCGTTTCTGGTCGCGCATTGAAGTGGTCGTGACGGCGCCCGTCCCCGGTGACGATGCCAGCGCAACCAGCCTGCAGCGGATCGTCGCCGGCCTGCGCGGCGAATGGCAGTAA
- a CDS encoding tetratricopeptide repeat protein: MYRPACSIACLAVFVVAGVASAGEPRQAQSATAQSSTIIGTQNQLLSEGSVALEAGRYEEGLRLTLAALKQPNNPRDEAAGHSNICAGYAALKRWQEALEHCNRALELDNGNWRTYNNRAAVFTGLKQFELAIADVHKGLDLAPYSDTLHKSLEVVNQHRDAATRDRWRRPNKA; this comes from the coding sequence ATGTATCGTCCGGCCTGTTCAATCGCCTGCCTCGCCGTGTTCGTCGTGGCAGGCGTCGCGTCGGCGGGCGAGCCACGGCAGGCGCAGTCGGCCACGGCCCAATCTTCGACGATCATAGGCACGCAGAATCAGCTGCTTTCGGAAGGCTCGGTCGCGCTCGAAGCCGGCCGCTATGAAGAAGGTCTGCGATTGACGCTCGCGGCGCTGAAGCAGCCTAACAATCCGCGCGATGAAGCCGCCGGCCATTCGAACATCTGCGCCGGATATGCCGCGCTCAAGCGCTGGCAGGAGGCGCTCGAGCATTGCAATCGCGCGCTCGAGCTCGACAATGGCAACTGGCGCACCTACAACAACCGCGCCGCGGTGTTCACCGGTCTCAAGCAGTTCGAGCTGGCGATCGCGGATGTGCACAAGGGCCTGGATCTCGCGCCTTATTCGGACACGCTGCACAAGAGTCTCGAAGTCGTGAACCAGCACCGCGACGCGGCCACCCGCGATCGATGGCGCAGGCCCAACAAAGCCTGA
- the yecR gene encoding YecR family lipoprotein produces the protein MNRASLILAALAGIAGCTTYKLWTESDYNQAEGTVQLSYEYRKFESPQVDERAGTEMARERCEEWGFKSATRKAEDRVCTDGLASSCKKWRVTREYRCLKAPLR, from the coding sequence ATGAACCGCGCATCGCTCATTCTGGCCGCTTTGGCCGGCATCGCCGGCTGTACTACCTACAAGCTCTGGACCGAGTCCGACTACAACCAGGCGGAAGGCACGGTGCAGTTGTCATATGAGTACCGGAAGTTCGAGAGCCCGCAGGTCGACGAACGCGCCGGCACCGAAATGGCCCGCGAACGTTGCGAGGAGTGGGGTTTCAAGAGCGCCACGCGCAAGGCCGAAGACCGCGTCTGCACGGACGGTCTTGCAAGCAGCTGCAAGAAGTGGCGCGTGACGCGCGAGTATCGCTGCCTCAAGGCTCCGCTGCGCTGA
- the msrA gene encoding peptide-methionine (S)-S-oxide reductase MsrA — protein MALLSKKTVIPTHDQALPGRNTPLPLSGKHFVNGSNIKQPAVGGMEEAVFGLGCFWGAERKFWQIPGVVTTAVGYAGGYTPNATYDEVCSGRTGHTEVVRVVFDPDKVSYETLLKAFWESHDPTQGMRQGGDVGTQYRSAIYTSTDAQQKQAQASKRAYQAALTGAHRGTISTEIKDAPEFYYAEEYHQQYLAKNPGGYCGLGGCGVDYRMGTLPIS, from the coding sequence ATGGCATTGCTCAGCAAAAAGACCGTGATTCCCACGCACGACCAGGCGCTGCCGGGCCGCAATACCCCGCTGCCGTTGTCGGGCAAACATTTCGTCAATGGATCGAACATCAAACAACCGGCCGTGGGCGGCATGGAAGAGGCCGTGTTCGGTCTGGGCTGCTTCTGGGGTGCCGAGCGCAAGTTCTGGCAGATTCCCGGCGTCGTCACGACAGCCGTTGGATATGCCGGCGGATATACGCCGAACGCCACGTATGACGAGGTGTGTTCCGGCCGTACCGGCCACACCGAAGTGGTCCGCGTGGTGTTCGATCCTGACAAGGTCAGTTATGAAACCTTGCTCAAGGCGTTCTGGGAATCACACGATCCGACGCAGGGCATGCGGCAGGGTGGCGATGTGGGCACACAATACCGCTCGGCTATCTACACGAGCACCGACGCCCAGCAGAAGCAGGCGCAGGCCAGCAAACGTGCGTACCAGGCGGCGCTGACCGGCGCACATCGCGGCACCATCAGCACCGAGATCAAGGATGCGCCGGAGTTCTACTACGCCGAGGAGTATCACCAGCAGTACCTGGCGAAGAATCCGGGCGGCTACTGCGGCCTCGGCGGCTGCGGCGTGGACTACAGGATGGGGACACTCCCCATTTCCTAG